DNA from Acidobacteriota bacterium:
ACTTCTGTCCGGGCAGGCATCAGAAGCGACTCCAGCTTGACGCCGGACGGAAATTCACTTTTGGCCACCCGTCGAATGGGCCGGCCATCGCTGTAGCGCATCGAGATCGATCCGTCGGCCCTTGCCGTGAGTACCAAGGATGGCGACCTTGAGGCCGGGCTCGCAGCACCGTAAAGCGCGCTCAAGCCCAGGGCGGCGGGAAGCACAGCAGCAGCCAGGGCGTAAAAACGGCGGAAGTTTCTCCGGACTGGAGCCTTCTCGTCATGTCCAATCCGTGAGCGCACCGCACGCTGCAGCCTTTCCACCGCAAGATCGGCGGCGAGGGCTTCCTGGCTCTCGACGGTTTGAAGCTCTCTCAGGCGGGAGCAGAAAGCCTCCCATTCATGAGGGAGTGGACTGCGGCTGGCGCCGCTGCTCAAGCTGCTTTCGCCCATTTTTCTCTCTCCGGTCTCCACGGACAGCCGATCCGCTCGCGTTACACCTGTCTCTACCCGGCTACCGGGCAAGGCGTTCATCAAATTTCTAAAAAAGTTTCCAGAGGCCCTACCTGTGCCGGTCGCTGAACGCCTCTCACTCCCCCCGTGTCAGCAGGTCGGGCCGGTGCAGCCGGATCCAGGCGACGACCTTGTGTCGCGCCGAGGTGGACTGGCGACGAATCGTCACCGGGCTCAGTTTCAGCGCCTCCGCAATCACGCGAACTTCGAGGCCCTGAAGATCCCTGAGGATGAAGACGACGCGCTCCCGTTCGGGAATGGTCGCCAAGGCCAGGGTCAGGGCCTTCCTGATATCGCCCGCCGCGAGGGAAGCTTCCGCAGCTCCCGGGGCTGAACCCTTGCATTCGCCTGTCAGGGGTTGCTCGCCCTGGGCCGGATTCCGGCTGACGTGATTCCGGGCGGCATTGAGTGTCAGGCGCACGAGCCACGGCTGGAGGGGGCGATCGGGGTCCACTCGGTCCAGCGAGCGATAGAAGCGCAAGAACGCCTCCTGGGCCACGTCCTCTGCGTCCTGGCTGTGCCGCACGATGCGGCGCGCCAGGGACAGAACGAGCCGCCCGTAATGGCGAACGAGGTGATCGAATGCAGCCGCATCACCTGCCTGGGCCCGGCGAATCAGATCTCCTTCGGCAAGGTTTCCTAGCACCGGCCCCCTCTTG
Protein-coding regions in this window:
- a CDS encoding sigma-70 family RNA polymerase sigma factor; translation: MLGNLAEGDLIRRAQAGDAAAFDHLVRHYGRLVLSLARRIVRHSQDAEDVAQEAFLRFYRSLDRVDPDRPLQPWLVRLTLNAARNHVSRNPAQGEQPLTGECKGSAPGAAEASLAAGDIRKALTLALATIPERERVVFILRDLQGLEVRVIAEALKLSPVTIRRQSTSARHKVVAWIRLHRPDLLTRGE